One window of the bacterium genome contains the following:
- a CDS encoding DUF4325 domain-containing protein: MTIDVMKVCGEDIISRDAGRKVRELILQNWSEPSIEITFGGRRVGSVSFFDEAFGLLMKRGQKGVDEIRIKLKFPDLRPEDRTLLNHVFSTRVQEAQTS, encoded by the coding sequence ATGACGATTGACGTGATGAAAGTCTGCGGAGAGGACATCATTTCCCGGGATGCGGGGCGAAAGGTGAGGGAGTTGATTCTCCAGAATTGGAGCGAGCCGTCGATCGAAATCACCTTCGGGGGAAGGCGCGTGGGGTCCGTATCCTTTTTCGACGAAGCCTTCGGGCTTCTCATGAAGAGGGGACAAAAAGGGGTCGATGAAATACGAATCAAGCTGAAATTCCCGGATCTCAGGCCGGAAGATCGGACGCTCCTCAACCACGTTTTTTCGACGCGCGTTCAGGAGGCGCAGACTTCCTGA